In Micromonospora sp. WMMA1363, a genomic segment contains:
- a CDS encoding GPP34 family phosphoprotein, producing the protein MLADDLFRLAHHDTTGRPLLHSTVAGLGLAAALLAELVFTDTIVIEQDRIFVATRVPPSDALAHTVLDQLSGEATAHSVRTWLAFLSQTSREQVGSRLLRSGHVRAEVTRRLLTKVTTYVPTDANVAAWPWARLSTRLRNGQPLDGFDTVLAGLVLTTDLHRHVLDGAPGHVIAGVRQLVATTSPSMRLLLQHTEAAVGDAVLTGH; encoded by the coding sequence CTGCTAGCTGATGATCTCTTCCGGCTGGCGCACCACGACACGACGGGACGCCCCCTGTTGCACTCGACGGTGGCTGGTCTCGGCTTGGCCGCGGCGTTGCTGGCCGAGCTGGTCTTCACCGACACGATCGTGATCGAGCAGGACCGAATCTTCGTCGCTACCCGCGTTCCGCCGAGTGACGCGCTCGCGCACACGGTGCTGGATCAGCTCAGCGGCGAGGCGACCGCACACAGTGTGCGGACCTGGCTCGCGTTCCTGTCGCAGACCTCGCGTGAGCAGGTGGGATCACGGCTGCTGCGGTCGGGACACGTCCGTGCCGAGGTAACCCGGCGGCTGCTAACCAAGGTCACGACCTACGTCCCTACCGACGCCAACGTGGCGGCGTGGCCGTGGGCGCGGCTGTCCACCCGCCTGCGCAACGGCCAGCCGCTGGACGGCTTCGACACCGTCCTGGCCGGGCTAGTGCTCACCACTGACCTGCACCGACACGTCCTCGACGGCGCACCGGGACACGTCATCGCCGGTGTTCGCCAACTCGTCGCCACCACCTCGCCGTCCATGCGTCTACTGCTGCAACACACCGAGGCCGCCGTCGGCGACGCGGTCCTCACCGGTCACTGA
- a CDS encoding GNAT family N-acetyltransferase produces MAPFAPTIRRATPAESDTVAAVLAEAFLHGDLGPWLVPNVDTREKVYWPYFRLLTEGAQAAGWIDVTDDLAAVALWYPVGDRFDVEIPNYDTRLAQACGQHLHRFVALDQAMHEHHPTGTPHHYLAHLGVHPDRQRQGLGSALLEHHHTQLDAIGMPAYLEATSSRHGVLYRRHGYLPRPGYRLPKGPELYPMWRRPRPTGEAE; encoded by the coding sequence ATGGCCCCGTTCGCACCGACGATTCGCCGCGCCACCCCGGCCGAGTCCGACACCGTGGCCGCCGTGCTCGCCGAGGCGTTCCTGCACGGCGACCTCGGCCCCTGGCTGGTCCCCAACGTCGACACCCGCGAGAAGGTGTACTGGCCGTACTTCCGGCTCCTCACCGAAGGTGCCCAGGCCGCCGGCTGGATCGACGTCACCGACGACCTCGCCGCCGTCGCCCTCTGGTACCCGGTCGGAGACCGGTTCGACGTCGAGATCCCGAACTACGACACCCGCCTCGCGCAGGCGTGCGGCCAGCACCTGCACCGGTTCGTCGCCCTCGACCAGGCGATGCACGAACACCACCCCACCGGTACGCCGCACCACTACCTCGCTCATCTCGGCGTGCACCCGGACCGGCAACGCCAGGGTCTTGGCAGCGCCCTGCTGGAGCACCACCACACCCAGCTCGACGCCATCGGAATGCCCGCCTATCTGGAGGCCACCAGCAGCCGCCATGGCGTCCTGTACCGCCGGCATGGCTACCTTCCCCGCCCGGGGTACCGGCTGCCGAAGGGGCCGGAGCTGTACCCGATGTGGCGACGCCCGCGCCCGACCGGGGAGGCGGAATGA
- a CDS encoding transcriptional regulator, whose amino-acid sequence MGERINIHAPWTTDGCVQALDGTAGGAVLDRRGFLILGVGAAASLADQWLRIDPPQLVSVLRGGHIDAELVTCLEQRLPALRQMDAALGGGHIRNVVDAELRLVTDLLAKGTYTERLGKRAYSVAAELGRVAGWTSFDAGYHAAAERYWVAALRAAHAANDRALGANILKCMSLQRVDSDCSDEALTLAQAAREGAKDAPARVVAMLTVRQARTHAVRKEARECERLLGVAEKAMGQADEGTTPAWASYFDQAEYCAQVAACYLALERRETADYWLAQSLAMQPKERRRDRATYLIWRADSVLGLGDVEHACDLVSRAVPDIAAARSVRNKNRLTGIHAKIKKHQHPAVVALDEQIHSLIA is encoded by the coding sequence GTGGGTGAACGGATCAACATCCATGCGCCCTGGACGACGGACGGATGCGTCCAGGCATTGGATGGGACGGCGGGAGGTGCCGTGCTAGATCGTCGCGGCTTCCTCATCCTTGGCGTCGGAGCCGCCGCTAGCCTAGCCGACCAGTGGCTCAGGATCGACCCGCCCCAACTGGTCTCAGTGCTCCGAGGTGGGCACATCGACGCGGAGCTTGTGACCTGCCTGGAGCAACGTCTGCCCGCCCTCCGCCAGATGGATGCCGCGCTTGGTGGAGGGCATATTCGCAACGTTGTGGACGCCGAGCTGAGGCTGGTGACTGACTTGCTGGCCAAGGGCACGTACACCGAGCGCCTTGGCAAGCGCGCGTACTCCGTCGCCGCAGAGCTGGGACGGGTAGCGGGTTGGACGAGTTTTGATGCCGGTTACCATGCGGCAGCCGAGAGGTACTGGGTGGCTGCGCTACGTGCGGCTCATGCGGCTAATGATCGAGCGCTGGGCGCCAACATCCTCAAGTGCATGAGCCTGCAACGTGTTGACTCCGATTGCTCCGACGAGGCCCTGACCCTCGCGCAGGCGGCGCGCGAAGGCGCTAAGGATGCGCCTGCTCGGGTAGTCGCCATGCTCACTGTCCGGCAGGCCCGGACACATGCCGTTCGTAAGGAAGCGCGGGAGTGCGAGCGACTACTAGGAGTGGCAGAGAAGGCGATGGGCCAGGCCGACGAGGGGACGACGCCGGCGTGGGCCAGCTACTTCGACCAAGCGGAATATTGCGCCCAAGTCGCAGCGTGCTACCTCGCGCTGGAACGCCGGGAGACGGCTGACTACTGGTTGGCGCAATCGCTCGCCATGCAGCCGAAGGAGCGTCGCCGTGACCGGGCAACTTACCTCATCTGGCGTGCGGATAGCGTCCTTGGACTGGGCGACGTCGAACACGCCTGCGATCTGGTAAGTCGAGCGGTGCCGGACATCGCTGCCGCTCGGTCCGTGCGCAACAAGAACCGCCTGACCGGCATCCATGCCAAGATCAAGAAGCACCAGCACCCAGCCGTGGTTGCTCTAGACGAACAGATCCACAGTCTGATCGCATAG
- a CDS encoding APC family permease, with amino-acid sequence MSVPGPRTPASNVSLALARARLGVWPVVFIVMAAAAPLTVVAGGATTGYAVTGVTGIPIAYLAVAVALGLFSVGYVAMSRRVVNSGAFYTYVSRGLGKVSGVGASFVAVAAYNTMQIGLYGGFGAVLAARLEDSLGWSVPWAVCAFAGWAVVAVLGVRRIDLNGRVLAVILLVEIAVAVVFAVVQLAHPADGRVTFDTLAPANLLGAGIGAALVTAVAGFVGFEGTAVFSEESKDPQRTVAKATYRALAIIGLLYAFCAWAMSVATGPDRIVEAAKADGTELIFNLVRPYVGSFVVGLGHLLFVTSLFAALLSFHNTVARYLFALGRKRVLPPALGRTSTRTRAPKVGSITQSALAAIVLVVYAAMGWDPIVHLFFWLTVVGGLGVLILMAGTSVAVIAYFARPGNRDGISGWRWLIAPALASAALLWILWATIDQFHTLLGVEATNPLRWIFPGAFAVAAVLGVLWALVLRAAKPDVYAGIGRGANSVTTEAAEALGRTNPAPAGSGW; translated from the coding sequence ATGTCCGTACCCGGCCCCCGGACGCCAGCGAGCAACGTCTCGCTCGCGCTGGCCCGCGCCCGTCTCGGCGTGTGGCCGGTGGTGTTCATCGTGATGGCCGCCGCCGCCCCGCTGACGGTGGTGGCCGGCGGCGCCACCACCGGATACGCCGTCACCGGTGTGACCGGTATCCCGATCGCTTACCTCGCCGTCGCGGTGGCCCTCGGCCTGTTCTCCGTCGGCTACGTCGCCATGTCCCGCCGCGTCGTGAACTCCGGCGCCTTCTACACCTACGTGTCCCGTGGGCTGGGCAAGGTGTCCGGCGTCGGGGCCTCGTTCGTCGCGGTCGCGGCCTACAACACCATGCAGATCGGCCTCTACGGCGGGTTCGGCGCCGTGCTCGCCGCCCGGCTGGAGGACTCGCTCGGCTGGTCGGTGCCGTGGGCGGTGTGCGCGTTCGCCGGCTGGGCGGTGGTGGCGGTCCTCGGGGTGCGGCGCATCGACCTCAACGGCCGGGTCCTCGCCGTGATCCTGCTGGTCGAGATCGCCGTCGCGGTCGTGTTCGCCGTGGTGCAGCTCGCCCACCCGGCCGATGGGAGGGTCACCTTCGACACCCTCGCGCCGGCGAACCTGCTCGGGGCCGGGATCGGTGCGGCGCTGGTGACGGCGGTGGCCGGGTTCGTCGGGTTCGAGGGCACCGCCGTGTTCTCCGAGGAGTCGAAGGACCCGCAGCGCACCGTCGCCAAGGCCACCTATCGCGCCCTGGCGATCATCGGCCTGCTCTACGCCTTCTGCGCCTGGGCCATGTCGGTCGCCACGGGACCGGACCGCATCGTCGAGGCAGCGAAGGCCGACGGCACCGAGCTGATCTTCAACCTCGTGCGCCCGTACGTCGGCTCGTTCGTGGTCGGTCTCGGGCATCTGCTGTTCGTCACGAGCTTGTTCGCCGCGCTGCTCTCGTTCCACAACACGGTGGCGCGGTACCTGTTCGCTCTCGGCCGCAAGCGGGTGTTGCCCCCGGCTCTGGGGCGGACCAGCACCCGCACCCGCGCCCCGAAGGTCGGCTCCATCACGCAGTCCGCGCTCGCCGCGATCGTCCTCGTCGTCTACGCGGCGATGGGCTGGGATCCAATAGTCCACCTGTTCTTCTGGCTCACCGTCGTGGGCGGTCTCGGCGTGCTGATCCTGATGGCCGGCACCTCGGTCGCGGTCATCGCGTACTTCGCCCGCCCGGGGAACCGCGACGGCATCAGCGGGTGGCGGTGGCTCATCGCCCCCGCGCTCGCGTCGGCGGCGCTGCTGTGGATCCTGTGGGCCACCATCGACCAGTTCCACACCCTGCTCGGTGTCGAGGCGACCAACCCGCTGCGGTGGATCTTCCCCGGGGCGTTCGCGGTCGCGGCCGTTCTCGGCGTGCTGTGGGCGCTGGTGCTGCGGGCCGCCAAGCCGGACGTGTACGCCGGCATCGGGCGCGGTGCGAACAGCGTCACCACCGAGGCGGCCGAGGCGCTCGGCCGGACCAACCCGGCGCCGGCTGGGAGCGGGTGGTGA
- a CDS encoding SDR family NAD(P)-dependent oxidoreductase, whose translation MSTEGQRVAVVTGANRGLGYAIARGLAEQGLHVVLTARSEQAAEQAAAKLRGEGLSVSSHQLDVTDPASVARAMADTGFTYGRLDVLINNAAVAIDRGQAASTVDMEKVRATIDANLMGAWRCCTAAIPEMRKIKYGRIVNVTTHMSTFGQMGTGSVAYRVAKTGLNALTCILAAELHDQNILVNAASPGKVDTRLAYGKAEQSPEEAADTFAWLATLPDDGPSGQLFYRREALAW comes from the coding sequence ATGAGCACCGAGGGGCAGAGGGTAGCGGTTGTCACGGGGGCCAACCGGGGACTTGGTTACGCGATTGCGCGGGGGTTGGCCGAGCAAGGCTTGCACGTCGTGCTGACCGCCAGGAGCGAGCAGGCGGCAGAACAGGCTGCTGCAAAGCTTCGTGGCGAGGGTCTATCCGTCTCGTCGCATCAACTCGATGTCACCGATCCAGCAAGCGTTGCGCGGGCGATGGCGGACACCGGGTTCACGTACGGACGCCTCGACGTCCTGATCAACAACGCCGCCGTCGCCATCGACCGCGGCCAGGCGGCGAGCACGGTGGACATGGAGAAGGTTCGAGCGACTATCGACGCCAATCTGATGGGTGCCTGGCGCTGCTGCACGGCCGCCATACCCGAGATGCGCAAGATCAAGTACGGCCGCATCGTGAACGTCACTACCCACATGAGCACGTTTGGGCAGATGGGTACGGGCAGCGTCGCCTACCGAGTGGCTAAGACCGGACTGAACGCATTGACATGCATCCTCGCTGCCGAGCTTCATGACCAGAACATCCTGGTCAACGCCGCGTCTCCCGGGAAGGTCGATACCCGCCTGGCATACGGGAAGGCGGAGCAAAGTCCGGAAGAGGCCGCAGACACGTTCGCGTGGCTAGCCACGCTCCCAGACGACGGCCCGAGTGGCCAGTTGTTCTACAGGCGCGAGGCGCTCGCCTGGTAG